TGGCGGCGATGTGGTGTCGTCGACGAACACCTCGCAGGCGTCCAATACCAGGGGCACCCTGGGAGATGGAGGTGTCTCAGGGTTCTATCACTACGACGGCGAGGTTCCGTCAACGCCAGGAACGCTATCGCGGCAGGAGCCACTGCAGGCCCATCAGTCGATTCCTGGCGCCGCCGACAACATCCGCTTGCGTTATTCATCGACGAATGGCCTCGATGGGAAGGCGGCGATCGCCGTTTCCGGTGGCTGTTTCTTCCGCAAGGTGTGCCTCCCGAGGGTGGCTGGCCGCTGCTTCTGTGGTCACACGGCACGGTTGGAATCGCGGATGTCTGTGCGCCGAGTTGGACGGGCTAGGTGCCGTTTCATCAGGAGCACTTGAGGCGTTGGCTGGAGAGTGGTTACGCGTTCGTGGCATCGGACTATCAAGGCCTGGGGACGAAGGGAACGCACCCCTACCTTGCCACCCGCCCCGCAGCGTTCAGCAACCTGGATGCGATCCGAGCGGTGAAAGCAGCGGATCTCCCGCTCTCGGATGAGGTCGTCATCGCGGGCCAATCGCAAGGAGCGGCGCAGCGCTGGTGACGGCGGTGTATTCGGCAAGCTACGCCCCAGAAATTCGCCTTCGCGGTGTCGTTGCGACAGGCGTGCCCTATTTCACCCCCGAGGCCCTCGTTGCCGTTCAAGAAGCCCGTCCCAGGGACGTCGTGGATCCCATGCTCGGCTACAACTTCCTGGTTCTATCGCTGGTCGAACATTTGGACCCAAGCTTTGACGCTTCAGACTACGTCTACGAGGGGGTGCTGCCGACGGCGCGCACGGTCCAAGGTGTCTGCAATCTGGATATCAGGGCGAAGATCCAGGATCTTGGCCTCACCAACGACAGTACTTTCAAGACGCCGCCTCCGCTCCAAAAGGGATTCGAACAGATGCAGTTCCCGACACTCGAGTTCTCCGTTCCAATCTTCGTCGGAACGGGGTGGGTCGATCGCGATACGCCGCCGCGCATGCAGGCCCGTTTCGTTGATGCCGCATTCGAGGCGGGCTCGAACGTATCGGCCCACCTGTACGAAGGCTACGACCACCTGACCGTGCTCAACCACTCGATGGCGGACTCGATCCCATTCGTGGCCGCGGCATTCTCCTGTGACGAGATTCCTGGAAACTGCGACAAGTTGCCGTTCGAGAACCAGGTTCGAGCCAAGGTTGGCTGCTCGCGGGTATCGTGCTTCTGCAGTAGGTTTCCGCGGACTGATCGTCGTGGGTGCCTCACGAACAAGGCCTGACGTTGGACCATTACTTCTTCAACATCGACGTCGTAGGGAGCTGCAACCTGCGCTGTCCATCCTGCCCTGTTGGGAACTCCGATGTCGCCCTGCCAAGGGGCTTGATGGACGTCGAGACCATGGAGCGGATCGCGGACAAGGCGTTGGCCGAATGCGATCTCAAGGGTATCGGGCTCTTCAACTGGACCGAGCCGCTTCTGCATCCGCGGCTGGCTTCCTTGATCCGTGTTCTTCGGGAGCGGGAGATCAAGGTCAACATCAGTTCGAATTTGAACATTGCCAAACGGTTGGACGAAATCCTCGCCTCGGATCCGACCCAGTTCCGGGTGTCGCTTTCGGGGATCAAGCCGGACACCTACGCGCGCTATCACAGGGGCGGCGAACTTGCGACCGTTCTGGGGAACCTCCAGGAGCTCGCGGACATACGAGAACGCACGGGCGCCGCAACGAGGGTCCATCTTCTCTTCCACAGATACCGCGACAACCTCGACGAAGAACCTGAGGTTGCCAAGCTTGCCGCCGAGCTGGGTTTCGATTTCATCGGCGTGTGGGCGTTCATGATGCCTCTGGAGAAGGTTCTCGCTCTCCGAGATCCAGGCCTGCATCCGGAACTCCTCACGGAAGAGGACCGGGCGTTGGTCGATCGACTCGCTCTTGATCCCTCAGATGCCCTGTCGGCGACCGCCCCCTACCGTTCCAGGCCGTGTGACCTCCTCGAGCATCAGATCACGTTGGATTGGCAGGGCAACGTCCAACTCTGCTGCGGGTTGTTCGACCCGGAGCGGTTCGGTGTCGGCTCATACCTGGAGTTTCCGATCGAAGAGATTCAGCGACGGAAATACGAGGATCCGTACTGCTCCAGGTGCACGGAACTCGGCGGCCATGTCTATGCGAACTACGGCGCTCCTGAGTTCGATGAGCTTGCGGAGCGCAAGGCGGGGCCCGTACAGGTGTGGGAGCCACCTCGGCCCAGCCGTTGGACACGAATGCTGGGATCGGTTCGTCACTGGGCAAGCCACAGCTGATCCGAAAGCGTCCGCCTTCCGGATTCCCGGGGTCGACGCACTACCGCACCGCGTCCTGGTCCCGAGTGGACCTGCGCAGGTCCACTCGGGATAACCGGGAATCGACTCATGTCCCGGGCGACTTCCGGTAAGGACCGCTTTCGAGGTGGCCGGTGCGACCGGCCAGCACATGCCTTTGATGCGTGTGCCCAAGTCCTTTCACGATCGCGCGCGTCCCCGATCACGGCTCCACGCGCCCGGAGCTACG
This portion of the bacterium genome encodes:
- a CDS encoding radical SAM protein; protein product: MPHEQGLTLDHYFFNIDVVGSCNLRCPSCPVGNSDVALPRGLMDVETMERIADKALAECDLKGIGLFNWTEPLLHPRLASLIRVLREREIKVNISSNLNIAKRLDEILASDPTQFRVSLSGIKPDTYARYHRGGELATVLGNLQELADIRERTGAATRVHLLFHRYRDNLDEEPEVAKLAAELGFDFIGVWAFMMPLEKVLALRDPGLHPELLTEEDRALVDRLALDPSDALSATAPYRSRPCDLLEHQITLDWQGNVQLCCGLFDPERFGVGSYLEFPIEEIQRRKYEDPYCSRCTELGGHVYANYGAPEFDELAERKAGPVQVWEPPRPSRWTRMLGSVRHWASHS